The segment CGCCCACCATAACGTGTAGGTAAGGCGGCAACCACCAGTACGCCATTAATGCACTCGCCGCTGCTGCCAACCAGGGTAGGGCCATCGCCGCTCTGGGGTTGCCACCGACAACGATCATCAGCAGAAAACACAGCATGATCACATCAAGGCCAAAGCGTTCAGGCTCGGTAATACCTCCCCCAAAGGCTAGCCCTATCGCAGTGCCCCCGACCCAGGCACCCCACAGTGCGATGCCGCCACCTAGCAAAATACCCAGGTTTCGCTCGCCGCGCTGATACTCTCCCAGCGCCATTGCCCAATTGGAGTCAGTTAGCAGGATCACCATCGCGAATTGCTGGCGTTGAGGTAACGCCTTGAGCCAAGGGTAAAGCGCCGCACTCATCAGCATATGCCGGGTATGAATTGCCAGTGTGACCGCCGCCAGAGCAAGCAGTGGCAGAGGCGAATGCCACATCTCTAGAGCAGCAAACTGCGATGGCGCCGCGAAGACAAACAAGCTCATTAGCATCGCCTCCCAGCCAGCAACCCCCTGATGCACAGCGGCGACGCCAAACGCCAAGCCAAAAGCGATTGTAAAAACCGCCAAAGGCATCATCATGCGAATCCCTTTCCAGGTGCCCGTGATATCAAGCCGAGTAGGATTTTCTTTTACTTTCATTGCTTAACCATTCTCCGCGAAGCGGGCTGCAACAAAAACAAACAGACCTGCTTGTTTTTTTATTATTTGAAGTCTAGATTGAATTATGTACACGCGCCATAGCTGGTGATGTGTCAATAAGGCGAAACAATACAACAGAAAAAAACAGCCGATTAAATCGGCCCGGGAAACTACATGAACTTCACTCGTAATACGCTGACACTCGCCGTTGGAGCGCTGGTCTTACCTGTCGTTGCTTCTTCGGCCAATGCCGCAACCTCCTTTATTGCCAATTCGTTCTATGACCAACAACATCCCCACTCTCGTTACGGCTATATCGAGTGGGCAGAAATGGTCAAGGAGCTCTCGAATGGTGAACTGCAACCCGAGGTTTATACCGGCACCGTACTGCTGGCACCACGCGCTAACCTTCAGGGTATCCAGGATAACGTGGTTCAGGTGGCTCACCATGCGGCTATTTACACGCCTTCTGAAATGCCGGTCGCGAATGCCGTGCAGGAGTTGGGGTTTAACTATGATGACCCACTGATTGGCATAATGGCGGTAACAGACTTCAGCCTTAATAATCCGACCCAGCTAGCCGAGTGGGAAGAGTTGGATATTGTCTATCTGGGCGCCTATAACACGCCTTCCTATGTGCTGTTCTGCCGCGAGCCAGTTCGCAACCTAGAAGAGCTACGTGGTAAGCGTATTCGTACGGCTGGCTCGACGGTGTCTGCCTGGGTCGAGCAAGCTGGGGGAACGCCTGTCAATGTGCCTTCCAGTGAAATGTATAGCGGCCTCGATCGGGGATCGTTGGATTGTGCAACGAATGCGGCTAACGACTTGATAGATCGGTCTCTTTGGGAAGTCGCCGAGCATACGACGCTGCTGCCCACCGGCATGTATTGGTCTGGCCCTCAATGGGGATTCAACTCGGGCTTTTGGGCTAGCCTCAGCGATGAAGAGCGCGATGTCTTTAAAGAAGCGACGGCTAAAGCAATGACACGCATGATTGTTCAGTATCTGGGCGCTTCTGAAGCCGCACTGGAAGAAGCCGCTTCCCACGGCAACAATATCTACGAGCCCGAAGAGGATCTGATGGCTTCCGTGGAGGCTTTCCGCGATGAGGCCTTGGCAAATGTCTACGATAAGGCCCGTGATGAGTATGGTGTTGAAGACCCAGAAGCGCTGATTGATGATTTCATCGCGACCTATGAAAAGTGGGATGCATTAATCAGTGAGGTTGATCGCGAAGACGAAGAGGCACTGGCCGAACTGGCCATGCAAGAAATCTACAATAAGCTTCCTGCAGACTACGGAATTTATTAACGCTGTAACACTTAGGCCGTCGCATTGAGGCGGCCTGGCCAAATAAGGGTTCGCTATGACGAAGCGACAAAATCAAGAAGAACGCTCACGCCAAACCCAGGCCCGGGTGACGCAAGCGACTATCGAATGCATTCTCGAGAAGGGCATTCGTGCCACTTCAACGGTGGATGTGGCACGTCAGGCGGGCGTTTCCCGAGGCGCTTTAGTTCACCACTATCCTTCTAAAACATTATTGATGCAGGCAGCGCTGGAGGACTTGCTGAGTCGCGAAGTCGAAAGCGTAAGAGAGATGGCCGTGAAGGTTAAAGCAGGCGAGCTTAACTTTGACAACCTGCTTAAAGCATTGCATGAGCACTTCAAGGGCGACCTTTACATGGTCACTCTTGAGTACCTCACTAATGCGCGAACCGATCCTGACATCATGAAAGTGTTAGTGCCGCTGGCCGCCAATTTCAATGACTCTTTGGAGCAAATTTGGGAACAATTGGTCGCCAGTTCCAAGCACACGTCGCATCAGAATCGCGTCGCTCTGAACGCCACCTTGTGCATGATGCGTGGCATGGGGGCTCAAAGCATCTGGCGTGATGACCCCGAGCTCTACCGCGATATGCTGCTGTTCTGGAAAGAGACGCTGCTGGAACTGGGTTTTTCTGCCTCAGATACACAAGTGAGTGAGCCCGCATGATCACCAAACACGTGGAGGCGTTGAGCCAGTGGATTGCCAAAAGCGCCATGGTGCTGGCCTCATTGTTTCTGGTACTGATGGCGCTGCATGTCTCATTGGATGTAGGCCTGCGCTACTTATTCGGAAAGTCATTTACCGGCACCCTGGAGTTTGTCTCTTTCTACTACATGGTCGCCGTCGTCTTTCTGCCACTCGCTTATGTGGAGCTTCAGCGGGAGCACATCAGCGTGGATGTGTTAGTGGGGAGGCTTCCGTCTAGGGCCCAGCTGGTGCTTTACCTGTTTGCCAGCACTCTTGGGCTCGTCTATTTCGGCATGCTCTGCTACCAGAGCTATCTTGATGCGGTTCGCGCCACGGTTCGAATGGAAACGGCCATGGCCAACTTTACCTTCTATCTTTGGCCCAGTCGCTGGGCGTTACCGGTTGGCTTTGCAGCTATGTGCCTGGCCATCCTCGCCAACATGATTAAGGCGCTGCAACAACGCCGAGCCCTTTAGGAGTTTCCTAATGAGTAATATCGAGATAGGCATGGCAGGCATTGCCATCGCCTTGGCCCTGATCGCCCTGCGCGTGCCAATCGGCATTGCACTGGGCTTGGTGTCCATCATCGGCATTGGTGAAATGACCAGCATACGCGTGGCCTGGGGGATGATTTCTGCCACGCCGTTTGACTTTGCAGGCACCTGGGAACTGACCGCTGCACCTATGTTCCTGTTCATGGGCTATTTGTGTACTAGCACCAATATGACCCAAGGCCTGTTTCACGCCATGCGCCTTTATCTGGCACGCCTGCCCGGTGGCCTAGCGGTTTCCAGTGTCATGGCCTCTGCTTTCTTTGCCGCCGCGTCGGGCTCTAGCGTAGCAACCTCGGCTGCAATGTCGCGTATTGCCGTGCCCGAAATGCTCAAGCATAACTACGACAAGGGGTTGGCTACGGGTACCGTCGCAGCATCTGGCACACTCGGCTCGCTGATTCCGCCAAGCGTGTTGCTGGTGCTCTATGGCGTTTATGCTCAAGTGTCGGTAGGCCAGCTATTTATGGCGGGGTTCATTCCCGGTGTGCTTTCAGCGCTGCTTTACATCGCCATGATCATGGTGAGAACCAAGCTGAATCCCAGTCTGGCGGGCAACACCGATGTGCGCTCTAGCTGGGAAGAAAAATGGGATGCCTTTAAGCATATTTGGCCGTTGCCGCTGCTGATCGGATCAGTGCTTGGCGGGATTTTCCTGGGTATCTTCTCACCTACGGAAGCAGGGGCCGTGGGTACAACCATTGCAGCCCTGATCGCCCTGGCACGTCGCACGCTCACCTTTTCAGCCATTCAGGAAGCACTGGTTCGCACGGCGGTGAGCACGGCAAGCATCTTCATTATTCTCATCGGGTCACTGTTTTTCACTCGTTTTCTAGCCATGAGTGGCGTACCCGCCGCTTTTTCCGAGTTGATTCTCGGTGTTAGTACTGAGACGTGGTGGATCATTCTTGCTGTCGCTGTGATCTATCTCGTACTGGGTATGTTTATCGACTCCATAGGTTTACTGCTGCTCACTCTGCCGTTAATCCTGCCCTTAGTAGAGGGCGCTGATCTCAACTTGATCTGGTTCGGCATCATCGTCGTCAAGCTGCTGGAAGTGGGGCTGGTTACCCCGCCTATCGGACTCAATGTTTATGTCATCAAAGGCGCGCTGGGCAATAGCGTCACACTGTCTGAAGTGTTCAAGGGCGTTACCTGGTTCATTGTCATGGATATTGTTGCCCTGTTGTTGATCGTGCTGATTCCAGCGCTTTCGCTCTATCTACCGCAAAAAATGTTTTAACGCCACTCTCACATGAAATACCCACAAGGAACACTCATGACAACAACACGTTTTATTAATGCCAACGTCATTGATACTCGCAACGGAAAGGTGCTCGCCAACCAGCAGGTGCGCATTCAGGATGGCCGTATCGTCGATGTGAGCGATTCGCCCCTTGAAGGCAGTGATGATCACGTCATCGATATTCAGGGTCACTTCCTGATGCCCGGTCTGGTTGATTCGCATGTCCACGTCACGGCTATCACACCCAATTTTGCCCTATTGGAGACGCTTTCGCCTTTCTATGTCGGTGCCAAATCAAGCGAGTTGATGGAAGCCATGTTGATGCGTGGATTCACCACCGTGCGCGACGCTGGCGGTGCAGATTATGGCCTGGCCAAAGCCGTAGACGAAGGCGCTTTGATCGGCCCGCGCATCATGTACGCAGGAAATGCCCTTTCTCAGACTGGCGGTCACGCCGACATGCGTGGCCCTGGGCAGCAAACCTTTGAAGGTTGTTTCTGCTGCGCGGGTCTCGGTCGTGTTTGCGACGGTGTTAGTGAAGTACGCCGGGCCGCTCGGGATGAGATCAGGAAGGGGGCCACCCAGATCAAAATTATGGCCTCAGGCGGTGTTTCTTCACCGACCGACCGTATCGATAGCACCCAGTTTTCGCTTGAGGAAATTGACGCCATTGTGGAGGAAGCCACTGCCGCCAATATTCACACCATGGCACATGCTTATACGGCACGCGCTATCAATCGGCTTATCCCAAGAGGCGTCAAGACCATTGAGCACGGCAACCTCATGGACGAGGAGAGCTGTCGGCTATTCCTTGAGTACGACGCTTACCTTACGCCGACGCTCTGCACCTACGACGCCCTAGCGAAGGAAGGTGTCGAGGCGGGGATGGCCGAGCACCTACAGCGCAAGGTGTATGATGTTCTGGATGCAGGCGGTAAGGCGCTAGAAATGGCCCAACGGTATGGCGTTAAAATGCTCTACGGCTCTGACCTGCTTGGTCGGATGCAGCGCCATCAGCTCAACGAATTCCATTTACGTAAAGATGTGGTACCGACCGACGAACTGATTCGTGCGGCAACAAGCCACGCCGCCGACGCTTATGGGCACACAGGCGATTTTGGCGAAATTATTCCAGGCGCAAGAGGGGATATTATCGTACTCAAAGACAACCCTTTGGATGATATCACCGTGCTTACTCAGCCTGATGAACAGCTCATGTTGATTATGAAGGGAGGCGTTTCTTACAAAAACACTCTCTAGAAAGCCCACAGTTTGGTTCTTCATTACAGCTCAAAAGCCTGGACTCTATACACATATAGCCCAGGCCTGAGCGTTTTAAGCTAAGCCCTCTGTGGCGGGCTTAGCCTTTAGATTACGCTTACCAGCTATATTTAACGCTGCCAATCACACTGCGAGATTCGCCGTAATAACACCAGAAATCAGATTCACAGCTAGCTACATATTCTTCGTTTGTAATATTGTTAACGTTAAGCTGAGCAGTCCAGCTTTCATTGATGTCATAGCTGGCCATTGCATCGCCCACGGTATAACTAGGTACATCGATAGAAAGTCCGCCTGAGCTTTCACCGACATGACGGATACCAGCACCAACTTTCAAACCATCCACGCCAGTACCTTGAAAGTCATAGTCAATCCATGCCGATGCTTGATGACGGGGAATGAGGCTCTTACGCTGACCGTTTTCGTCTTCAGCATCAGTATAAGTATAGGCAGCGGTTAGTTGGAGTTGGTCGGTCAAATAGCTGACACCTTCTACCTCAAACCCTTGGGATGTCTGTTTACCACTCTGCTCCTGAGGACCTCCTGTTGTTGAAGTCACCAAACTATTGCGCTGCTCTAGGTCAAAGATTGCAGCTGTTACATAGCCATCCCAAGAAGTGGGAGCAATCTTAACCCCAAGCTCCCACTGCTCACCTTCCAATGGCTCGTAAAGATCTCCACCATCGTCAACGCTGGTTTGCGCTTCAAAGGATTCTGTGTAGCTCAAGTAGGGGTTAATGCCATGGTTACCGAGATACATCACGCCACCGGACCAAGAGACCTGATTATCATCGGCCCGCTCCGTTGTTCCACTAGTTCGATTGGAGTTGTCAGTTTCTGCCTGATCGTAGCGAACAGCTCCCAGCAATACCCAACGGTCATCGATACGCAATTGGTCCTGAAGATAAAAACCTAGCTGCTCTTTATCGATTTGACGCTGAGTCAACAGATCGCTGGAGACTGGTGCAATATCGCCCTGCGGATTGAAAATATCGACAACATCGTAACCAAAGCTATCGAATTCCTTACCATCAAGACTTAGATCTTGGTAGTCCACCCCGACCAGTAACGTGTTTTCAGTACGATCTGTAAACCACTGACCCACCATACGGTTATCAATCGTAAAACTGTCGATCTCTCCATCGCGCTGCAAATGGCCCCGATAAGCTGTTTGCCCATCACCCGTTTGTCCTAGAACATAAGTGCTGCGGAGATCCAAATCGAGATGGCTATACCGGAAATCCTGCTCAAATTTCCAGGTATCATCGAGCTGATGCTTGAACTCGTAGCCGATAGCCGTCTGAGTACGTTCATCCTTATCGTAGTTGGGGGCACCATAGTTAGTTTGCGGGTCTACCTTGCCAAAAGGCGTATTGTTTATCGTACCGTAGGGAAGTTTGAAAGGATTGACCGGAACGCCGTCGTCCTGCTGGAAACTGGCTAGAACTGTTAGTTGCGTCTCATCAGAAATATCCCACTCAAGGCTCGGCGCAAAGTAATAACGCTCATTATCAGTGTCATTTAAATCACCATCCCGCTCTTTGTATACCCCAACGACACGATAGCGTACGTCGCCACTTTCTGTGGCTGGACCCGAGGTATCAAAACCCAACTGGCGGTGGTCACGGTTGCCCGCTTGTATTTCGACCTCACCTCTTTGCTCATCGGTAGGGCGCTTGCTTACTGCGTTAATCAGCCCTCCCGAAGGTGCTTCGCCATATAGGATCGATGCGGGCCCTTTAAAAACGTCGACTCTATCCAGGCCATAAGTTTCAGGTAACCACTGATAGTAACCGGCACGATAGAGACGAAGTCCATCCTGATAGGTTGCCTGATCAAAGCCCCGGATTTTGAACCAATCCGTGTTGTTGTCCGAGCCATAGTGGCCGGAAAGCACACCCGACCGATAGCGGAACGTCTCGTCGAGTTGCTGGACGTTACGATCATCAAGGTCTTCACGATTCACAGTAGATACCGGGCGTGGCGTTTCCACTAGCGGGGTATCGACTTTCAAAGCCGTGGCCGTGACCACCACGGTGTCGTTGGACGTAGACGTTTCTTGCGCGTAGGCAGATGCACAAAAGATCGCCACGGTGACGGGAATCAGCGAGGAGATTGAGCGCGCCAAAGGACGACGGGCAAACGGCAGACGAGGCATGGTGTGGTCTCAGTTGGATTTAGGAGCAAAGAGGAAGCAGAAAAATAAGCATCATGATAATCGTTGTTATTAGCATTCATGATAGCGCTTTTAAATAGCTGCTTTCAATGACCTAATGAGAGGATTCCAACGCCGCCTGACAGCGACACAAACTATACGTAGCCTTGATGGTTATAAGCGGTTGAGTGTGCGCTGGCGAACATGAGTGAAAGAATTCTAAATTAACTACTCTTCAATGATACGACGCGCGGTTCCTTAGTCTGCCCCAGCCTTTTATGTGCGTTAGCGTACAGAGCTTGCCTATTGATGGGCTATACTCGAACGATATCTCTCTAAGAACTTGAGATACCAGTCAAAAGTACCAGAATCCGGCATCCCATTCAGGCGACTGCAGTAAAACTGCGATTGCCAGCAATCAGGGGGAATATTCAATGCCAGTGCCCTGTGATTTCCAGCAGAATGCTTTGCTGGGCTTACTGCCTGAGGAAGAACTGAATCGTCTGTTGCCTGATTTAGAGAGGGTGACGCTGACATTGGGCCAATCGCTGTCTGAATCTGGACAGCATATGAACCACGTTTACTTTCCACTGGATTCTATCGTCTCGCTGCTGTGCGTGATGGAAAATGGCGCCTCGACAGAAATTGCCGTTGTCGGTTATGAAGGAGTGGTGGGCGTTTCGCTATTCATGGGCGGTGAGACCACACCCAGTCGGGCAATCGTTCAGAGTGCCGGGCAAGCGTTACGTCTCAAGGGGCATCTGCTTAAAAAACGAATTTTACCGCGCTGGCCCAATGCAGCGACTGCTCTTGCGCTACACCCAAGCACTGCTGACGCAGATGGCGCAAACAGCGGTATGCAATCGCCATCACAATGTCGATCAGCAGCTATGCCGCTGGCTGTTACTCAGCCTTGACCGTCTATCGGGCGATAAACTGATTATGACCCAAGAGCTCATTGCCAATATGCTGGGCGTGCGCCGCGAAGGCGTGACCGAATCCGCTGGAAAACTCCAGCGAGCGGGACTGATTGCCTACAACCGCGGGCATATCACCGTCATTGACAGGCCAGGGCTAGAGAAGCGGGTCTGCGAGTGTTACGCGGTGGTTAAGCGC is part of the Halomonas alkaliantarctica genome and harbors:
- a CDS encoding AzlC family ABC transporter permease, which gives rise to MKVKENPTRLDITGTWKGIRMMMPLAVFTIAFGLAFGVAAVHQGVAGWEAMLMSLFVFAAPSQFAALEMWHSPLPLLALAAVTLAIHTRHMLMSAALYPWLKALPQRQQFAMVILLTDSNWAMALGEYQRGERNLGILLGGGIALWGAWVGGTAIGLAFGGGITEPERFGLDVIMLCFLLMIVVGGNPRAAMALPWLAAAASALMAYWWLPPYLHVMVGALTGGVVAVLLPGHWLRESAS
- a CDS encoding C4-dicarboxylate TRAP transporter substrate-binding protein translates to MNFTRNTLTLAVGALVLPVVASSANAATSFIANSFYDQQHPHSRYGYIEWAEMVKELSNGELQPEVYTGTVLLAPRANLQGIQDNVVQVAHHAAIYTPSEMPVANAVQELGFNYDDPLIGIMAVTDFSLNNPTQLAEWEELDIVYLGAYNTPSYVLFCREPVRNLEELRGKRIRTAGSTVSAWVEQAGGTPVNVPSSEMYSGLDRGSLDCATNAANDLIDRSLWEVAEHTTLLPTGMYWSGPQWGFNSGFWASLSDEERDVFKEATAKAMTRMIVQYLGASEAALEEAASHGNNIYEPEEDLMASVEAFRDEALANVYDKARDEYGVEDPEALIDDFIATYEKWDALISEVDREDEEALAELAMQEIYNKLPADYGIY
- a CDS encoding TetR/AcrR family transcriptional regulator is translated as MTKRQNQEERSRQTQARVTQATIECILEKGIRATSTVDVARQAGVSRGALVHHYPSKTLLMQAALEDLLSREVESVREMAVKVKAGELNFDNLLKALHEHFKGDLYMVTLEYLTNARTDPDIMKVLVPLAANFNDSLEQIWEQLVASSKHTSHQNRVALNATLCMMRGMGAQSIWRDDPELYRDMLLFWKETLLELGFSASDTQVSEPA
- a CDS encoding TRAP transporter small permease subunit, with protein sequence MITKHVEALSQWIAKSAMVLASLFLVLMALHVSLDVGLRYLFGKSFTGTLEFVSFYYMVAVVFLPLAYVELQREHISVDVLVGRLPSRAQLVLYLFASTLGLVYFGMLCYQSYLDAVRATVRMETAMANFTFYLWPSRWALPVGFAAMCLAILANMIKALQQRRAL
- a CDS encoding TRAP transporter large permease, with product MSNIEIGMAGIAIALALIALRVPIGIALGLVSIIGIGEMTSIRVAWGMISATPFDFAGTWELTAAPMFLFMGYLCTSTNMTQGLFHAMRLYLARLPGGLAVSSVMASAFFAAASGSSVATSAAMSRIAVPEMLKHNYDKGLATGTVAASGTLGSLIPPSVLLVLYGVYAQVSVGQLFMAGFIPGVLSALLYIAMIMVRTKLNPSLAGNTDVRSSWEEKWDAFKHIWPLPLLIGSVLGGIFLGIFSPTEAGAVGTTIAALIALARRTLTFSAIQEALVRTAVSTASIFIILIGSLFFTRFLAMSGVPAAFSELILGVSTETWWIILAVAVIYLVLGMFIDSIGLLLLTLPLILPLVEGADLNLIWFGIIVVKLLEVGLVTPPIGLNVYVIKGALGNSVTLSEVFKGVTWFIVMDIVALLLIVLIPALSLYLPQKMF
- a CDS encoding metal-dependent hydrolase family protein, which gives rise to MTTTRFINANVIDTRNGKVLANQQVRIQDGRIVDVSDSPLEGSDDHVIDIQGHFLMPGLVDSHVHVTAITPNFALLETLSPFYVGAKSSELMEAMLMRGFTTVRDAGGADYGLAKAVDEGALIGPRIMYAGNALSQTGGHADMRGPGQQTFEGCFCCAGLGRVCDGVSEVRRAARDEIRKGATQIKIMASGGVSSPTDRIDSTQFSLEEIDAIVEEATAANIHTMAHAYTARAINRLIPRGVKTIEHGNLMDEESCRLFLEYDAYLTPTLCTYDALAKEGVEAGMAEHLQRKVYDVLDAGGKALEMAQRYGVKMLYGSDLLGRMQRHQLNEFHLRKDVVPTDELIRAATSHAADAYGHTGDFGEIIPGARGDIIVLKDNPLDDITVLTQPDEQLMLIMKGGVSYKNTL
- a CDS encoding TonB-dependent siderophore receptor, whose translation is MPRLPFARRPLARSISSLIPVTVAIFCASAYAQETSTSNDTVVVTATALKVDTPLVETPRPVSTVNREDLDDRNVQQLDETFRYRSGVLSGHYGSDNNTDWFKIRGFDQATYQDGLRLYRAGYYQWLPETYGLDRVDVFKGPASILYGEAPSGGLINAVSKRPTDEQRGEVEIQAGNRDHRQLGFDTSGPATESGDVRYRVVGVYKERDGDLNDTDNERYYFAPSLEWDISDETQLTVLASFQQDDGVPVNPFKLPYGTINNTPFGKVDPQTNYGAPNYDKDERTQTAIGYEFKHQLDDTWKFEQDFRYSHLDLDLRSTYVLGQTGDGQTAYRGHLQRDGEIDSFTIDNRMVGQWFTDRTENTLLVGVDYQDLSLDGKEFDSFGYDVVDIFNPQGDIAPVSSDLLTQRQIDKEQLGFYLQDQLRIDDRWVLLGAVRYDQAETDNSNRTSGTTERADDNQVSWSGGVMYLGNHGINPYLSYTESFEAQTSVDDGGDLYEPLEGEQWELGVKIAPTSWDGYVTAAIFDLEQRNSLVTSTTGGPQEQSGKQTSQGFEVEGVSYLTDQLQLTAAYTYTDAEDENGQRKSLIPRHQASAWIDYDFQGTGVDGLKVGAGIRHVGESSGGLSIDVPSYTVGDAMASYDINESWTAQLNVNNITNEEYVASCESDFWCYYGESRSVIGSVKYSW
- a CDS encoding cyclic nucleotide-binding domain-containing protein, with the protein product MPVPCDFQQNALLGLLPEEELNRLLPDLERVTLTLGQSLSESGQHMNHVYFPLDSIVSLLCVMENGASTEIAVVGYEGVVGVSLFMGGETTPSRAIVQSAGQALRLKGHLLKKRILPRWPNAATALALHPSTADADGANSGMQSPSQCRSAAMPLAVTQP
- a CDS encoding Crp/Fnr family transcriptional regulator, which translates into the protein MTQELIANMLGVRREGVTESAGKLQRAGLIAYNRGHITVIDRPGLEKRVCECYAVVKREYDRLLNHHNVM